In Acanthochromis polyacanthus isolate Apoly-LR-REF ecotype Palm Island chromosome 15, KAUST_Apoly_ChrSc, whole genome shotgun sequence, a single genomic region encodes these proteins:
- the LOC110945212 gene encoding dickkopf-related protein 1-like, translating to MQMPSARRFLAVYLTLFGYLGDVYAGAALMNSNAIKNLPGAAPGKVADTVSPSPRTSPSGSVGHKLPVDTLQSGVCTDDEDCGGDEFCNDARGACLPCRKSRKRCARNSMCCAGNRCSNGVCHPSDIDGTDATITTGWHKHNNTMEHQAKKPPTAHGYQPQAVKGQEGDTCLRSADCSEGLCCARHFWSRICKPVLTEGQVCTRHRRKGNHGLELFQRCDCGEGLACRPEKGERDHSVSRTAARNLHTCQRR from the exons ATGCAGATGCCTTCAGCGCGCCGCTTCTTGGCTGTGTATCTCACTCTGTTTGGATACCTTGGGGACGTTTACGCGGGGGCTGCTCTGATGAACTCCAACGCCATCAAAAACTTGCCCGGTGCTGCGCCTGGTAAAGTGGCCGACACTGTCAGTCCAAGTCCGcgcacttcaccctccggcagcGTGGGGCACAAATTACCCGTAGACACCTTGCAG TCAGGTGTTTGCACGGATGATGAAGACTGCGGAGGTGATGAATTCTGCAACGACGCTCGGGGCGCCTGCCTGCCCTGCCGTAAGAGCCGGAAGCGTTGCGCAAGGAACTCCATGTGTTGTGCAGGGAACCGCTGCAGCAACG GTGTTTGTCATCCAAGTGACATAGATGGTACAGATGCAACAATCACCACTGGCtggcacaaacacaacaacaccatGGAGCATCAGGCTAAGAAGCCTCCCACTGCCCATGGCTATCAGCCTCAAGCTGTCAAAG GCCAAGAGGGGGATACATGCCTGAGATCTGCAGACTGCTCAGAGGGTCTGTGCTGCGCCAGACACTTCTGGTCTCGCATCTGTAAGCCTGTGCTGACAGAGGGCCAGGTGTGTACGCGCCACCGCAGGAAAGGCAACCACGGCTTGGAGCTGTTCCAGCGCTGTGACTGCGGCGAGGGCCTGGCCTGCCGACCAGAGAAAGGAGAGCGAGATCACAGTGTCAGCAGGACTGCAGCCCGGAACCTACACACCTGTCAAAGACGCTGA